A DNA window from Roseovarius sp. Pro17 contains the following coding sequences:
- the hisH gene encoding imidazole glycerol phosphate synthase subunit HisH encodes MRTVIVDYESGNLHSAEKAFQRMAREGDAGEVIVTSDPDTVRRADRIVLPGDGAFAACQAQLYDHRGLFEAMREAVIDTGRPFMGICIGMQMLATRGLEHGETDGFDWIGGTVGPIAPGDASLKVPHMGWNDLILDRPHPVFDGIETGQHAYFVHSYQFHVDDPAHLLAHVDYGGPVTAVVGRDNLIGTQFHPEKSQATGLRMIANFLRWTP; translated from the coding sequence ATGCGAACGGTTATCGTCGATTACGAAAGCGGCAATCTGCACTCAGCCGAAAAGGCGTTTCAGCGCATGGCGCGCGAGGGCGACGCGGGCGAGGTCATCGTCACGTCCGATCCCGATACAGTGCGCCGTGCCGACCGGATCGTGCTGCCGGGTGATGGTGCCTTTGCTGCCTGTCAGGCCCAACTTTACGATCATCGCGGGCTATTCGAGGCAATGCGCGAGGCGGTGATCGACACGGGCCGCCCCTTCATGGGGATCTGCATCGGCATGCAGATGCTGGCCACGCGCGGGCTGGAGCATGGCGAGACCGACGGTTTCGACTGGATCGGTGGCACAGTGGGGCCAATCGCGCCCGGCGATGCCAGCCTGAAAGTGCCGCATATGGGTTGGAACGATCTGATTCTGGACCGCCCGCATCCAGTATTTGACGGGATCGAGACCGGACAGCACGCCTATTTCGTCCATTCCTACCAGTTCCACGTCGATGATCCGGCCCATCTGTTGGCCCATGTCGACTATGGCGGGCCGGTCACGGCGGTCGTGGGCCGCGACAATCTGATCGGCACGCAGTTCCATCCGGAAAAAAGCCAGGCGACCGGGCTGCGTATGATCGCGAACTTCCTGCGCTGGACGCCCTGA
- the hisA gene encoding 1-(5-phosphoribosyl)-5-[(5-phosphoribosylamino)methylideneamino]imidazole-4-carboxamide isomerase, which yields MILYPAIDLKDGQAVRLLRGEMEAATVFNDDPAAQAEAFVAAGCEWLHLVDLNGAFAGTPVNAAPVEEILKRCKVPAQLGGGIRDMATIEGWLSKGLARVILGTVAVENPALVREAARAFPGQVAVGIDARAGRVATKGWAEETDVMVTDLARSFEDAGVAAIIYTDIERDGAMQGPNIEATAALANAVSIPVIASGGVSSLADIIALRDCGAPLNGAISGRALYDGALDLREALTALA from the coding sequence ATGATCCTCTACCCTGCCATCGACCTCAAGGACGGACAGGCCGTGCGCCTTTTGCGCGGCGAAATGGAGGCGGCGACCGTGTTCAACGACGATCCGGCGGCGCAGGCCGAGGCGTTCGTTGCGGCTGGCTGTGAATGGCTACACTTGGTGGATCTGAACGGTGCGTTCGCCGGCACGCCGGTCAACGCGGCCCCGGTCGAGGAAATCCTGAAACGTTGCAAGGTTCCCGCGCAGTTGGGCGGCGGCATCCGCGACATGGCCACAATCGAGGGCTGGCTGTCCAAGGGGCTGGCCCGTGTCATCCTGGGGACCGTCGCTGTCGAAAACCCCGCACTGGTGCGCGAGGCAGCGCGCGCGTTTCCCGGACAGGTGGCGGTCGGCATCGACGCGCGCGCAGGCCGCGTGGCGACCAAGGGCTGGGCCGAAGAGACGGATGTGATGGTCACCGACCTCGCCCGCAGCTTTGAGGACGCGGGCGTCGCCGCGATTATATACACAGATATCGAGCGGGACGGCGCCATGCAGGGCCCGAATATCGAGGCGACAGCGGCGCTGGCGAATGCCGTCAGCATCCCGGTGATCGCATCGGGCGGCGTCAGTTCGCTGGCGGATATCATCGCGCTGCGGGATTGCGGCGCGCCGCTGAACGGTGCGATCTCGGGCCGTGCGCTTTATGACGGGGCGCTGGATTTGCGCGAGGCGCTAACCGCGCTGGCCTGA
- a CDS encoding DUF302 domain-containing protein has protein sequence MKRVMAAAAIALMGTGVMAGEDDITRIKAAGDVAVTMDALEAAVEGAGATVFARVDHAGGAEKVGMDLAPAQLLIFGNPKLGTPAMQDDPLAGLYLPLKVLVYEQDGQVWLAYEDPAETLGDLEGIAPEAGYIAKMQGALAKLTGKASGM, from the coding sequence ATGAAACGAGTGATGGCAGCGGCGGCGATTGCGCTGATGGGAACCGGCGTGATGGCCGGTGAGGACGACATTACGCGCATCAAGGCCGCAGGCGACGTGGCCGTGACGATGGATGCGCTGGAGGCCGCCGTCGAGGGGGCTGGCGCCACCGTATTCGCGCGCGTCGATCATGCCGGGGGGGCTGAAAAGGTGGGAATGGACCTTGCGCCCGCGCAGCTCTTGATCTTTGGCAATCCCAAGCTGGGCACACCTGCGATGCAGGACGATCCGCTGGCGGGGCTGTATTTGCCGCTCAAGGTATTGGTCTATGAGCAGGACGGGCAGGTCTGGCTGGCCTATGAGGATCCGGCAGAGACGCTGGGCGATCTCGAAGGTATCGCGCCTGAGGCGGGCTATATCGCCAAGATGCAGGGCGCGCTGGCCAAATTGACCGGCAAGGCGTCGGGTATGTAG
- the hisF gene encoding imidazole glycerol phosphate synthase subunit HisF, with product MLKTRIIPCLDVADGRVVKGVNFVDLIDAGDPVESARAYDAAGADELCFLDITATHENRGTMFDVVRRTAEQCYIPLTVGGGVRTPGDVRALLLAGADKVSFNSAAVARPDVVREASDQFGSQCIVVAIDAKTVSPGKWEIFTHGGRKETGIDAVEFAQLVASLGAGEILLTSMDRDGTRAGFNLPLTRAISDAVDVPVIASGGVGTLDHLVEGVREGGASAVLAASIFHFGEFTIQEAKAHMAAAGIPMRMGL from the coding sequence ATGCTGAAAACCCGCATCATTCCCTGCCTCGACGTGGCCGATGGCCGCGTGGTCAAGGGCGTGAATTTCGTCGATCTGATCGATGCAGGCGACCCGGTAGAATCCGCGCGCGCCTACGACGCCGCTGGCGCGGATGAGCTGTGCTTTCTCGATATCACCGCCACACATGAGAACCGCGGCACGATGTTCGACGTGGTGCGCCGCACGGCCGAGCAGTGCTATATCCCGCTAACCGTCGGCGGCGGCGTCCGCACGCCCGGCGATGTTCGCGCGCTGCTCTTGGCAGGCGCGGACAAGGTCAGCTTCAACTCCGCCGCCGTCGCCCGCCCCGACGTGGTGCGCGAGGCGTCAGATCAGTTTGGCAGCCAATGCATCGTCGTTGCCATCGACGCCAAGACCGTAAGCCCCGGAAAGTGGGAGATTTTTACCCATGGCGGGCGCAAGGAAACCGGCATTGACGCCGTCGAGTTCGCGCAGTTGGTGGCAAGCCTTGGCGCGGGTGAGATCCTGCTAACGTCAATGGATCGCGACGGCACGCGGGCGGGGTTCAACCTGCCGCTGACACGCGCGATATCGGATGCCGTGGACGTGCCGGTGATTGCCTCGGGCGGGGTCGGCACGCTGGATCATCTGGTCGAGGGCGTGCGCGAGGGCGGCGCCAGCGCCGTGCTGGCCGCGTCGATTTTCCACTTTGGCGAGTTCACGATTCAAGAGGCCAAGGCGCATATGGCGGCTGCCGGAATACCGATGAGGATGGGGCTATGA
- a CDS encoding phosphoribosyl-ATP diphosphatase — protein sequence MTLDDLAGIIAGRAKASADTSWTAKLLAKGPEKCAEKFGEEAIEAIIEAVKGDTAALTSEAADVLFHLLVMLQSRGVAVADVMAELDRRQGQSGLAEKAARAAPSTPKEG from the coding sequence ATGACGCTTGATGATCTGGCCGGCATCATTGCAGGGCGCGCCAAGGCCAGCGCGGATACCAGTTGGACTGCGAAACTTCTGGCCAAAGGCCCCGAAAAATGCGCCGAAAAATTTGGCGAAGAGGCCATCGAGGCCATCATTGAGGCGGTCAAGGGCGATACCGCAGCGCTGACCAGCGAGGCGGCTGATGTGCTGTTTCACCTCTTGGTCATGCTGCAATCGCGCGGCGTGGCTGTGGCAGACGTCATGGCCGAGCTTGATCGCCGTCAGGGCCAATCCGGCCTTGCCGAAAAGGCCGCGCGCGCCGCACCATCGACACCCAAAGAGGGCTGA
- a CDS encoding Dabb family protein has translation MIRHIVFFSATNGHSVETVREGLMMLAAIPHADHFEVGRNLQADTISPDAPDLVVYAEFADEAALAAFKAHPTYDACTKHVRPMREMRIAADFHSG, from the coding sequence ATGATCCGTCACATCGTTTTCTTCTCGGCCACGAACGGCCATTCTGTCGAGACTGTCCGCGAGGGGCTGATGATGCTGGCCGCGATCCCGCACGCCGATCATTTCGAGGTGGGCCGCAACCTTCAGGCCGATACGATCAGCCCGGATGCACCCGATCTGGTCGTCTATGCCGAATTCGCCGACGAGGCCGCGCTGGCTGCGTTCAAGGCGCATCCGACATATGACGCCTGCACCAAGCATGTGCGCCCCATGCGCGAGATGCGCATCGCGGCAGATTTTCACAGCGGCTAG
- a CDS encoding CoA-binding protein — protein MTDDLITQILRNTRRIALIGASANPARPSYGVMQFLLNAGYGVVPVNPGLAGQTLQGRQVVATLSDIEGDIDMIDIFRRPEHVPAIVDEALERFPNLQTIWMQIGVVHEEAGATARASGVNVVMDRCPAIEHPRLIG, from the coding sequence ATGACAGATGATCTCATCACACAGATATTGCGGAATACGCGTCGCATCGCGCTGATTGGTGCGTCGGCCAATCCGGCACGGCCCAGTTACGGGGTGATGCAATTCCTGCTGAATGCCGGATATGGTGTCGTCCCGGTCAATCCCGGCCTCGCAGGTCAGACTTTGCAGGGCCGCCAAGTGGTGGCCACGCTGAGCGATATCGAAGGCGATATCGACATGATCGACATTTTTCGCCGCCCCGAACATGTCCCCGCAATCGTGGATGAGGCGCTGGAGAGGTTTCCGAACCTGCAGACCATCTGGATGCAGATCGGCGTCGTGCATGAAGAAGCGGGCGCGACCGCCCGTGCAAGTGGCGTCAACGTGGTGATGGACCGCTGCCCCGCGATAGAGCATCCGCGCCTGATAGGGTGA
- the rlmB gene encoding 23S rRNA (guanosine(2251)-2'-O)-methyltransferase RlmB, giving the protein MKKPKWVVEKEQAKRAADAQTVWLFGLHAVRDALLNPAREKLQLIVTLNARNKLEEAIATSGMTPEEVEPRKFSAPLDPGSVHQGAALEVKPLDWGDLETLCLGDGQRPPRVILLDRVTDPHNVGAILRSAEVFGACAVIAPRHHSAPETGALAKTASGALERQPYKQVRNLADAIKQLQKIGYLALGLDGEAEQTIEAALEGRRDRPVALVLGAEGPGLRQKTRETCDVLVKIPYFGAFGSLNVSNAAAVALYASQAPD; this is encoded by the coding sequence ATGAAGAAACCGAAATGGGTGGTCGAAAAAGAACAGGCCAAGCGTGCGGCGGATGCGCAGACCGTTTGGCTGTTCGGCCTTCATGCGGTGCGCGATGCGTTGTTGAATCCGGCCCGTGAAAAGCTGCAGCTGATCGTGACGCTGAACGCCCGAAACAAGCTGGAAGAGGCGATAGCGACCTCCGGTATGACGCCCGAAGAGGTCGAGCCGCGCAAGTTTTCCGCGCCGCTCGATCCCGGATCGGTCCATCAGGGCGCGGCGCTGGAGGTCAAACCACTGGACTGGGGCGATCTGGAGACGCTGTGCCTTGGCGATGGTCAGCGCCCGCCGCGCGTGATCTTGCTGGACCGTGTGACCGATCCGCATAACGTGGGCGCGATTCTGCGCTCGGCCGAAGTGTTTGGCGCCTGCGCGGTGATCGCGCCGCGCCACCATTCCGCGCCCGAAACCGGCGCATTGGCCAAAACCGCCAGTGGTGCGCTGGAACGCCAACCCTACAAACAGGTGCGCAACCTCGCCGACGCGATCAAGCAATTGCAAAAGATAGGATATCTGGCGTTGGGCCTGGATGGTGAGGCCGAGCAGACCATCGAGGCCGCGCTGGAGGGCCGTCGTGACCGCCCGGTCGCACTGGTGCTGGGCGCCGAGGGGCCGGGCCTGCGCCAGAAAACGCGCGAAACCTGCGACGTATTGGTCAAAATCCCGTATTTCGGCGCTTTTGGTTCGTTGAACGTCTCAAATGCGGCGGCGGTGGCCTTATATGCCAGTCAGGCGCCGGACTAA
- a CDS encoding O-acetylhomoserine aminocarboxypropyltransferase/cysteine synthase family protein has product MTLGFETQQIHAGANPDPATGARQIPIYQTTAYCFRDAEHAAKLFNLQEVGYIYSRLTNPTVAALQERVATLEGGAGAVCCSSGHAAQIMALFPLMGPGKNVVVSTRLYGGSITQFSQTIKRFGWTAKFVDIDDMDAIQNAIDDDTRAIFCESIANPGGHIADLRAIADVADKAGLPLIVDNTTATPYLCRPFEHGATLVVHSMTKYLTGNGTVTGGVVVDSGTFDWSASDKFPSLSAPEPAYHGMKFHETFGALAFTFHSIAIGLRDLGMTLNPQAAHYTLMGIETLSLRMERHCANAQKVAEWLEGHDAVTGVTYAGLKSSPYYDRVAKVCPKGASGLFTFSLKGGYESCVKFVDALELFSHVANLGDTRSLVIHPASTTHRQLSPEQQRAADSGPEVVRVSIGIETVDDIIADLDQALTKAG; this is encoded by the coding sequence ATGACACTCGGCTTTGAGACACAGCAGATCCACGCGGGCGCAAATCCCGATCCGGCCACCGGCGCGCGGCAGATCCCGATCTATCAGACTACCGCCTATTGCTTTCGCGATGCTGAACATGCGGCCAAGTTGTTTAACCTCCAAGAGGTGGGCTATATCTATTCGCGCCTGACCAATCCCACCGTCGCCGCGTTGCAGGAACGTGTCGCGACGCTTGAGGGTGGCGCGGGCGCGGTTTGCTGCTCGTCGGGGCACGCGGCACAGATCATGGCGCTGTTCCCGCTGATGGGGCCGGGCAAGAACGTCGTCGTCTCGACGCGTCTTTATGGCGGTTCGATCACGCAGTTCAGCCAGACGATCAAGCGCTTTGGCTGGACCGCTAAATTCGTCGATATCGACGATATGGACGCGATCCAGAACGCTATCGACGATGACACGCGCGCGATATTCTGCGAATCCATCGCCAATCCCGGCGGGCATATCGCAGATCTGCGCGCCATCGCGGATGTGGCCGATAAGGCCGGCCTGCCGCTGATCGTGGATAACACGACCGCCACCCCATATCTGTGCCGCCCGTTCGAGCATGGCGCGACACTGGTCGTGCATTCGATGACGAAATACCTGACAGGCAACGGAACCGTTACCGGTGGCGTTGTGGTCGATTCAGGCACATTCGACTGGTCCGCCTCGGACAAGTTCCCGTCGCTATCGGCGCCCGAGCCCGCGTATCACGGTATGAAATTCCACGAGACGTTTGGCGCGCTGGCCTTTACCTTTCACAGTATCGCCATCGGCCTGCGCGATCTGGGGATGACACTGAATCCGCAAGCGGCGCACTACACATTGATGGGGATCGAGACACTCAGCCTGCGCATGGAACGCCATTGTGCCAACGCCCAAAAGGTCGCCGAATGGCTTGAGGGCCACGACGCCGTCACGGGCGTGACCTATGCCGGCCTCAAAAGCTCGCCCTACTACGACCGCGTTGCCAAGGTCTGCCCCAAGGGCGCCAGCGGGCTTTTCACCTTTTCGCTGAAGGGCGGCTATGAGTCCTGCGTCAAGTTCGTCGATGCGCTGGAGCTGTTCAGCCATGTCGCCAATCTCGGGGATACCCGCAGCCTCGTGATCCACCCGGCCTCGACCACGCACCGCCAGCTCAGCCCCGAGCAGCAGCGCGCGGCAGATTCCGGCCCCGAGGTGGTGCGCGTCTCGATCGGGATCGAGACAGTGGACGATATAATCGCTGATCTGGATCAGGCGCTGACCAAGGCAGGCTGA
- a CDS encoding cation:proton antiporter: MEGFLYQASIYLAAAVIAVPIAARLGLGSVLGYLAAGILIGPLLGLVGNETAELQHFAEFGVVMMLFLIGLELEPRALWDMRHRLLGLGGMQVLLTTLVIMGGVMMLGHTWSVGLAVGMIFALSSTAIVLQTLSEKGLMQTKGGRSAFSVLLTQDISVIPMLALLPLLAIGGAGLSRVREATDHLDSGIIDTSAGSHDTGLSLVAGLPGWGVTLVTLGMVGAIIIAGVYLTRPVFRFIHAARLPEMYTALALLIVCGISFLMYLVGLSPALGAFLAGVVLASSEFRHELESDIQPFKGLLLGLFFITVGAGINFSLLFDAPFLVLGLALMVIVLKGAVLYILGRVFDLRGRDLWLFTLSLAQAGEFGFVLISFSGQQNVVPSDMTEMLLLIVAMSMLITPLLFILYDWLSNRMEEASEDFEDDNVDEQARIIIVGIGRFGQIVNRLVRSSGYETVVLDHNLATIQRMRRFGVKGFFGDPTRPEMLHAAGLKDARVLVAALDDPDAAVRLVAFARRERPDLHIIARARDRTQVFRLFQAGADDIVREMFDSSLRAGRYVLENMGVPEFEAAELQQTFYRHDRHSVRELATLWDPDVPTVENEKYLARARELEEELETMLLSQLEESGEDEPKKRA, from the coding sequence ATGGAAGGCTTCCTCTACCAGGCCTCGATCTATCTGGCCGCCGCAGTGATCGCAGTTCCCATCGCGGCGCGCCTCGGACTCGGCTCGGTGCTGGGCTATCTGGCGGCTGGCATCCTGATCGGGCCGCTTCTGGGCCTTGTGGGCAATGAAACCGCCGAGCTTCAGCATTTCGCCGAATTCGGTGTCGTCATGATGCTGTTCCTCATCGGCCTTGAGCTGGAGCCGCGCGCGCTGTGGGACATGCGCCACCGGCTACTGGGCCTTGGTGGAATGCAGGTCCTGCTGACGACGCTGGTCATCATGGGCGGCGTCATGATGCTGGGTCATACTTGGAGTGTCGGCTTGGCCGTCGGAATGATCTTTGCGCTGTCGTCGACCGCTATCGTGCTGCAAACCCTGTCGGAAAAGGGGCTGATGCAGACCAAGGGCGGGCGCTCGGCCTTTTCGGTGCTGCTGACGCAGGACATCTCGGTCATCCCGATGCTGGCGCTGCTACCACTGCTGGCCATCGGCGGTGCAGGCCTCTCGCGGGTCCGCGAAGCGACGGATCATCTGGATTCCGGCATCATCGACACGTCCGCTGGCAGTCACGATACCGGCCTGTCGCTGGTTGCGGGCCTGCCGGGATGGGGGGTGACGCTGGTCACGCTGGGCATGGTCGGAGCGATCATCATTGCCGGTGTTTACCTAACGCGCCCCGTCTTTCGCTTCATCCACGCCGCCCGCCTGCCTGAGATGTACACCGCGCTGGCGCTACTTATCGTCTGCGGTATCAGTTTCCTGATGTACCTGGTGGGCCTCTCGCCCGCTCTGGGGGCGTTTCTGGCCGGTGTGGTTCTGGCCAGCAGCGAATTCCGGCACGAACTGGAGAGCGACATCCAGCCGTTCAAGGGCCTGTTGTTGGGCCTGTTTTTCATCACCGTCGGGGCGGGAATCAATTTTTCGCTGCTCTTTGACGCGCCATTTCTGGTGCTTGGCCTCGCGCTGATGGTGATCGTGCTAAAGGGCGCGGTCCTCTACATCCTCGGGCGGGTGTTTGATCTGCGCGGACGCGATCTGTGGCTTTTCACGCTGTCATTGGCGCAGGCGGGTGAATTCGGTTTTGTGCTGATCTCGTTCTCGGGGCAGCAGAACGTCGTGCCGTCAGATATGACCGAGATGCTGCTGCTGATTGTCGCCATGTCTATGCTGATCACGCCGCTTCTGTTCATACTCTACGACTGGTTGTCGAACCGCATGGAAGAGGCGAGTGAGGACTTTGAGGATGACAATGTGGACGAACAGGCCCGCATCATCATCGTCGGCATTGGTCGATTTGGCCAGATCGTGAACCGGCTGGTGCGCTCATCAGGCTACGAGACGGTCGTGCTGGATCATAACCTCGCGACGATCCAACGGATGCGCCGGTTCGGGGTCAAGGGGTTCTTTGGCGACCCCACCCGCCCCGAAATGCTGCACGCTGCGGGCCTCAAGGACGCGCGCGTGCTGGTCGCGGCGCTGGACGATCCTGACGCCGCCGTGCGACTCGTCGCGTTCGCGCGGCGCGAGCGGCCCGACCTGCACATTATCGCGCGCGCGCGCGATCGTACGCAGGTCTTTCGCCTGTTTCAGGCCGGGGCCGACGATATCGTGCGCGAGATGTTTGATTCCTCCTTGCGGGCAGGCCGCTATGTCCTTGAGAATATGGGTGTTCCCGAATTTGAGGCCGCCGAATTGCAGCAGACCTTCTATCGGCACGACCGCCATTCCGTACGCGAATTGGCGACACTGTGGGATCCCGACGTGCCGACCGTCGAGAATGAGAAATACCTCGCCCGCGCCCGCGAACTGGAGGAAGAACTGGAGACAATGCTGCTGTCGCAACTTGAGGAATCAGGTGAGGACGAGCCGAAAAAGCGAGCCTGA
- the cobT gene encoding nicotinate-nucleotide--dimethylbenzimidazole phosphoribosyltransferase → MTAKIRTMSELAALVKNGPLPDTFARDAACARDAVLTKPPGALGRLEEVAAWYCSWRGDACAQVLAPQIIVFAGNHGITAQGVSAFPAEVTAQMVANFQAGGAAVNQLARQFGARLDVHALDLDRPTADFTQGPAMGDVDFLAALRTGWDAVDPKADLLVAGEMGIGNTTSASAIAHALFGAQAVDWTGRGTGIGAEALAIKTRVVANGVRRHAAIRRDPLEVLRCLGGRELAAMAGAILSARHQRIPVILDGFICCAAAACLAAEAPGALDHCIAGHVSAEVAHPRLLHQLGMEPLLSLGMRLGEGSGAALAIAIVQGALACHSGMATFDEAGIAAG, encoded by the coding sequence ATGACCGCGAAAATCCGCACCATGTCCGAGCTGGCTGCATTGGTAAAAAATGGTCCGCTGCCCGACACCTTCGCGCGTGATGCCGCCTGCGCCCGTGACGCCGTTCTGACCAAACCGCCCGGCGCGCTGGGCCGCCTGGAAGAGGTCGCCGCCTGGTATTGCAGTTGGCGCGGCGATGCGTGCGCGCAGGTGTTAGCGCCGCAAATTATTGTTTTTGCCGGGAATCACGGGATCACAGCGCAAGGCGTGTCTGCCTTTCCGGCCGAGGTGACGGCGCAGATGGTCGCCAATTTTCAGGCGGGCGGCGCGGCGGTGAACCAGCTGGCGCGCCAGTTCGGCGCGCGGCTGGACGTGCACGCGCTGGATCTGGACCGCCCGACCGCCGATTTCACCCAAGGCCCCGCAATGGGCGACGTCGATTTCCTCGCCGCGCTGCGCACCGGCTGGGACGCGGTCGATCCGAAGGCTGATCTGCTGGTGGCCGGCGAAATGGGTATCGGCAACACGACGTCGGCCTCTGCAATTGCGCACGCGCTGTTCGGCGCGCAGGCGGTGGACTGGACCGGCAGGGGCACCGGCATTGGCGCCGAGGCATTGGCGATCAAGACGCGTGTCGTCGCAAACGGCGTGCGCCGTCACGCTGCGATCCGCCGCGACCCGCTGGAGGTGCTGCGCTGTCTTGGCGGGCGCGAACTGGCGGCCATGGCGGGCGCGATCCTGAGCGCGCGCCATCAGCGCATTCCCGTCATCCTCGACGGTTTTATTTGCTGCGCTGCTGCCGCGTGCCTTGCTGCCGAAGCGCCCGGCGCGCTGGATCATTGCATCGCGGGCCATGTCAGCGCCGAGGTGGCGCATCCTCGCCTTCTGCACCAGCTGGGCATGGAACCGCTATTGTCGCTGGGAATGCGTCTTGGCGAGGGGTCCGGCGCGGCGCTGGCGATTGCGATCGTGCAGGGCGCGCTGGCTTGTCATTCGGGGATGGCGACGTTCGACGAGGCGGGCATCGCTGCTGGCTGA
- the cobS gene encoding adenosylcobinamide-GDP ribazoletransferase, translating to MQKNDALSAHLDDLRAALALLTRLPLPDAPLRGARAVWAYPLAGVVVGLIAGLVGLIAHWGGLPSALAALAALAVQVIITGAMHEDGLADSADGLWGAWTRAKRLEIMKDSHMGAFGVIALFLALAARWAALWVLFQMGGGWALAAIVTAAAVSRAAMPLVMWALPHARASGLSHGIGRPDARTCAVAAGIAAVIALVLVGWSVFGVVIWAALTTVAVGWIAKDKIGGQTGDILGATQQLVEIAVLLSIIA from the coding sequence ATGCAAAAAAATGACGCCCTCTCCGCCCATCTCGACGATCTGCGCGCCGCGCTGGCCCTGCTGACCCGCCTGCCCCTGCCCGACGCACCGCTGCGGGGCGCGCGGGCCGTATGGGCTTATCCGCTGGCAGGCGTAGTGGTCGGATTGATCGCAGGGCTGGTCGGGCTGATCGCGCACTGGGGCGGATTGCCCTCGGCGCTGGCGGCATTGGCGGCGCTGGCAGTGCAGGTAATCATCACTGGCGCGATGCATGAGGACGGGCTGGCCGATAGTGCCGACGGCCTATGGGGGGCCTGGACCCGCGCCAAGAGGCTGGAAATCATGAAAGACAGCCACATGGGCGCCTTTGGCGTGATCGCGTTGTTTCTGGCGCTGGCGGCGCGGTGGGCGGCGCTATGGGTGCTTTTTCAGATGGGTGGCGGCTGGGCATTGGCCGCGATTGTAACGGCTGCGGCGGTATCGCGCGCGGCGATGCCGCTGGTGATGTGGGCCCTACCCCACGCGCGCGCCTCCGGGTTGTCACACGGCATTGGACGCCCCGATGCGCGGACCTGTGCAGTGGCGGCTGGCATTGCCGCGGTGATCGCGCTGGTCCTCGTCGGCTGGTCAGTATTTGGTGTGGTAATCTGGGCGGCGCTGACGACCGTTGCTGTCGGCTGGATCGCCAAGGACAAGATCGGTGGCCAGACCGGCGATATACTAGGCGCGACGCAGCAGCTGGTCGAAATTGCGGTGCTGCTGTCGATCATCGCCTGA
- a CDS encoding CarD family transcriptional regulator codes for MSKARKPDFSPNDFVVYPAHGVGKVVSIESQEIAGIELELFVINFEKDKMTLRVPTHKATEIGMRSLSSPDIVSKAMTTLKGKAKAKKAMWSRRAQEYEQKINSGDLIAIAEVVRDLHRTDDQREQSYSERQLYEAALERLTREIAAVSGDDEVEAAKQVGDVLISRVAA; via the coding sequence ATGAGCAAAGCCAGAAAACCCGATTTCAGTCCTAATGACTTCGTCGTCTACCCCGCCCATGGTGTGGGCAAGGTTGTTTCGATCGAAAGCCAAGAGATCGCCGGCATCGAACTGGAGTTGTTTGTCATCAACTTCGAAAAAGACAAGATGACGCTTCGCGTGCCGACCCACAAGGCGACCGAGATCGGAATGCGCTCGCTGAGTAGCCCCGACATCGTATCAAAGGCGATGACCACGCTCAAGGGCAAGGCCAAGGCGAAAAAGGCCATGTGGTCGCGCCGCGCGCAGGAATACGAGCAAAAGATCAACTCGGGCGATCTGATTGCCATCGCAGAGGTCGTGCGCGATCTGCACCGTACCGACGATCAGCGCGAACAGAGCTATTCCGAGCGTCAGCTTTACGAAGCGGCGCTGGAGCGACTGACCCGCGAAATTGCTGCCGTGAGCGGCGATGACGAGGTCGAGGCAGCCAAGCAGGTCGGCGACGTTCTGATCTCGCGCGTTGCTGCGTAA
- the fdxA gene encoding ferredoxin FdxA yields the protein MTYIVNDACIACKYTDCVEVCPVDCFYEGENMLVIHPDECIDCGVCEPECPADAIRPDTEPDMEKWVEFNRKYAELWPVIITKKDELPEAQERDGETGKLEKYFSEKPGEGG from the coding sequence ATGACCTACATCGTCAACGATGCCTGCATTGCCTGCAAATATACCGACTGCGTCGAGGTTTGCCCGGTCGATTGCTTTTACGAGGGCGAGAACATGCTGGTCATCCATCCGGATGAGTGTATTGATTGTGGCGTCTGCGAGCCGGAATGTCCCGCCGACGCGATCCGCCCCGATACCGAACCGGACATGGAAAAGTGGGTCGAGTTCAACCGCAAATACGCCGAGCTATGGCCCGTCATCATCACCAAGAAAGACGAGTTGCCCGAGGCGCAGGAGCGGGATGGCGAGACCGGAAAACTGGAGAAGTACTTCTCTGAAAAGCCGGGCGAGGGCGGTTAA